TTGTGGATCCGGGCAAAAAGACCTCGAGAAGGCTCGAAGCGCGCACTCTCGGACCGTCGTCCGCTTGTCACATCGCGGCGGCAACCACGCGGCACCATGGCCTCGCGGGCACGGCCATCGCCCCGCTCTCGACATCCCCGGCCGTTATATCCGCTCGAATAAAAATGTCGGCATGGACGAATTTCTGCTGACGGGGGAGCCCGCGAGTCTCGGTGTGCAGTTCGCGGGCCAGGTGGACGACTCCGACCGGACGCTGGCGGACGTGGCTCCGGAGTCGCTGGACCCGTCGCCCGCGGTCAGGGCGTACGTTCGGGAGTGTGAACCGCTCGTCGCCGAGCACGCGCCCGGAATCCTGGACGAACTCGACGCCGTCGCCGACGAAGCAGACGTCGAGCGCGAGGGGGTCAGGGCCGTGGCGCTCGCGGCCGACGCCGACCCGGGCTGTTCGCTCGTCGGCGTCCCCGGCGAGCACACCGGGACGGGGAGCGCGCTGTTCGCCCGCAATCACGACTTCTACCCCTCGTTCCGGCGCTACTCGAAGCTGTACCGGACGGAGCCGGCCAACGAACTGGCGAGCGTCGGCTGCGCTCACGGGTTCGCCGGCCGGCTGGACGGGGTCAACGAGGCGGGACTCGCCGTCGGCTTCGCCGGCGTCCCGACCGGCGAGTACGAGCCGGGCGTGATGTGGCCCCTGGCCGTCCGGACGGTGCTCGACACCTGCGAGACCGTCGCTGGGGCGATCGAATACCTCGAATCGGTCCCGCAGGCGCGAAACGTGAACTTCCTCGTGGCGGACGAAGACGGCGACGTGGCGGTCGTCGAGTCCCGGTGGGGTCGAGACCCGGTGGCCGGGCGGCGACCGAGCCCTCGTCGCGACCAACCAGTTCGAGTCGGCCGCGATGCTCGCCCACCAGTCGATCGACCGGACACCCGCCGATTGCTCGCGGTATCGCGCCGTCGAGGCGTGGGCCGCCGAGCGCGAGGGCTCGGTCGGTCCCGCGGACCTGCGGTCGCTCGTCGGCGACCCCGAGGCGGGCGTCGCGTGGAGACTCGACGAAGCAGGCGACGACCCTCGGTCGACCATCTGGTCCTGGGTGGTCGACACCGGCGCCGACAGCGTGTCGTTCGCGCGTGACTCGCCCGCCGACGTACCGTACGAGTCGGTCACGGTGCCCGAGCGCGGCGACGACTGACACGGCACCAGAGTGGGTCCTCCGCACGTGCCCACGCGCGACGCACCCGCTCGCAGACGCACACACGCGCTCTCGGCCGCGGGCGCTCGATCGCACGCACACGCCCGCTGTCGCCCGATTTCGCCCGAAACCTTTAGGGCGAGGACCCACCTATCGTCGCCCATGATCGCAGCCCGCGGAGCCGGAGGTGGCGCCCGGTGGAACTGATAATCACGGAGAAGAACAACGCCGCGCGACGCATCGCGGAGATCCTGAGCAACGGCGAGGCGACGACGACCCAGCGCAACGGCGTCAACGTCTACGAGTGGGGGCTGACGACCTGCGTCGGCCTGTCGGGCCACGTCGTCGGCGTCGACTTCCCCGAGGAGTACGGCGACTGGCGCGACGTGGAGCCGGTCGAGCTGATCGACGCCGACATCGTCAAGTCGCCCACTCAGGAGAACATCGTCCGCACGCTGCGCCAGCTCGCCCGCGAGGCCGACGAGGCGACGATCGCGACCGACTACGACCGCGAGGGGGAACTCATCGGCAAGGAGGCCTACGAGCTGATCCGCGAGGAGACCGACGCGCCCGTCAAGCGGGTGCGCTTCTCGTCGATCACCGAGCGCGAGGTGAAAAGCGCATTCGACGAGCCCGACGACATCGACTTCGACCTGGCCGCCGCGGGGGAGGCTCGCCAGGTCATCGACCTCGTCTGGGGCGCCGCGCTCACCCGGTTCCTCTCGCTCTCCGCGCGGCAACTCGGCCATGACTTCATCTCCGTCGGGCGGGTGCAGTCGCCGACGCTGAAACTCATCGTCGACCGCGAACGGGAGATCCAGGCGTTCGACCCCGAGGACTACTGGGAACTGTTCACCGACCTCGCCAAAGAGGGCGAGACCTTCGAGGCGCAGTACTTCTACGACGACGACGGCAGCGAGGCCGAGCGTATCTGGGACGAGGACGACGCGAACGACGCCCACGAACGGTTGCGCGAGGCCACGAGCGCCGAGGTCACGTCGGTCCGCCGGCGCACCCGCACGGACAACCCGCCCGCGCCGTTCAACACGACCGCCTTCATCTCCGCCGCGGGCTCGCTCGGCTACTCGGCCCAGCGCGCGATGTCCATCGCCGAGGAGCTGTACACGACGGGCTACATCACCTACCCCCGGACGGACAACACGGTCTACCCCGAGGACCTGGATCCCGAGGAGCTGCTCGACGAGTTCACGATGACCCACGAGTTCGGCGACGACGCCGAGTCGCTGCTGGAACGCGACGAGATCGAACCCACCGAGGGCGACGACGAGACGACCGACCACCCGCCGATCCACCCCACCGGCGCGGTGCCCGACCGCGACGAACTCGACGAGGACGAGTGGGAGGTGTACGAACTCGTCGTCCGCCGCTTTTTCGCGACGGTCGCCGAGGCCGCGACGTGGGAGCATCTGCGCGTCGTCGCCGCCGCCAGCGACTGCCAGCTGAAAGCCACCGGCAAGCGCCTGCTCGAAGCCGGCTACCACGACGTCTACCCCTACTCCTCGGCCAGCGAGTCGTTCCTCCCGGCGGTCGAGGAGGGCGACGCCCTCGACGTGACCGACGTGGAACTGGAAGCCAAACAGACCCAGCCGCCCCGTCGCTACGGCCAGTCGCGGCTCATCCAGCAGATGGAGGACATGGGCATCGGGACGAAGGCCACCCGCCACAACGTCATCGAGAAGCTCTACGACCGCGGGTACATCGAGTCGGACCCGCCGCGGCCGACGTCACTGGCGGAGGCGGTCGTCGAGGCCGCCGAGGAGTTCGCCGACCTGGTCGTCAGCGAGGACATGACCGCCCAGCTGGAGGCCGACATGTCCGCCATCGCCAACGGCGAGGCGACGCTCGACGACGTGACCGCGGAGTCGAGGGAGATGCTCGACAGGGTGTTCGAGGAGCTTCGCGACTCCCGCGAAGAGATCGGCGACCACCTCCAGGAGTCGCTGAAGGCCGACCGCCGCCTCGGCCCCTGTCCGGAGAGCGACCACGACCTGCTCGTCAGGCAGAGCCGCCAGGGGTCGTACTTCGTCGGCTGCGACGGCTTCCCCGAGTGTCGCTACACGCTCCCGCTACCGAGCACCGGCGAGCCGCTCGTCCTCGAAGAGACCTGCGAGGACCACGGCCTGAACCACGTGAAGATGCTCGCCGGCCGAGACACGTTCGTCCACGGCTGTCCCCAGTGCAAGGCCGACGAGGCCGACGACACCGAGGACGAGGTCATCGGGCTCTGTCCCGACTGCGGCGACGAACACGAGGGCAACCTCGCGATCAAGCAGCTGCGTTCGGGCTCGCGACTCGTCGGCTGTACCCGTTACCCCGACTGCGACTACTCGCTGCCCCTGCCCCGACGGGGCGACATCAAGATCACCGACGACTACTGCGAGGAGCACGACCTGCCCGAACTCGTCGTCCACAGCGGCGACGACCCGTGGGAACTGGGCTGTCCCATCTGCAACTACAAGGAGTACCAGGCCCGCCAGGCCGTCGACGACCTCGAGGATCTGGACGGCGTCGGCCCGGCGACCGCCGAACGGCTGGAGACGGCCGGGGTCGAGGAACCGAACGACCTCCGCGAGGTCGACCCCGACCGCCTCGCCACGGAGATCCAGGGCGTCAGCGCCAGCCAGATCCGCGACTGGATCGCCCAGCTGCCCGAGGTCGACCCCGGCGAGGACGACGACCCCGACGACGGGTCCGAGGAGGGCGACCGCGACCTCGTCGAGAGCGCCAGTCCCGCCGACGAACCGGCCGAGAGCGACTAACACACACGTTTCTACGGGTCACCCGCCCCACTCGCGCCCGGTGGCTGTCCTCGACCGCACCTCGTGAACCATCGGCCGCACTTCAGAAGCCGACGTGACTCGTCGAACTCGGCCCGCCCTCGCCCTCGTCGATCTGCCCCTCGTGTTCGAACTCGTACTCCT
This DNA window, taken from Halosimplex litoreum, encodes the following:
- a CDS encoding DNA topoisomerase I, with translation MELIITEKNNAARRIAEILSNGEATTTQRNGVNVYEWGLTTCVGLSGHVVGVDFPEEYGDWRDVEPVELIDADIVKSPTQENIVRTLRQLAREADEATIATDYDREGELIGKEAYELIREETDAPVKRVRFSSITEREVKSAFDEPDDIDFDLAAAGEARQVIDLVWGAALTRFLSLSARQLGHDFISVGRVQSPTLKLIVDREREIQAFDPEDYWELFTDLAKEGETFEAQYFYDDDGSEAERIWDEDDANDAHERLREATSAEVTSVRRRTRTDNPPAPFNTTAFISAAGSLGYSAQRAMSIAEELYTTGYITYPRTDNTVYPEDLDPEELLDEFTMTHEFGDDAESLLERDEIEPTEGDDETTDHPPIHPTGAVPDRDELDEDEWEVYELVVRRFFATVAEAATWEHLRVVAAASDCQLKATGKRLLEAGYHDVYPYSSASESFLPAVEEGDALDVTDVELEAKQTQPPRRYGQSRLIQQMEDMGIGTKATRHNVIEKLYDRGYIESDPPRPTSLAEAVVEAAEEFADLVVSEDMTAQLEADMSAIANGEATLDDVTAESREMLDRVFEELRDSREEIGDHLQESLKADRRLGPCPESDHDLLVRQSRQGSYFVGCDGFPECRYTLPLPSTGEPLVLEETCEDHGLNHVKMLAGRDTFVHGCPQCKADEADDTEDEVIGLCPDCGDEHEGNLAIKQLRSGSRLVGCTRYPDCDYSLPLPRRGDIKITDDYCEEHDLPELVVHSGDDPWELGCPICNYKEYQARQAVDDLEDLDGVGPATAERLETAGVEEPNDLREVDPDRLATEIQGVSASQIRDWIAQLPEVDPGEDDDPDDGSEEGDRDLVESASPADEPAESD